The sequence CGCCGGAAAGAGCACCCTGCTGCAGCTGCTCGCCCTGCTCCAGGTACCGAGCAGCGGCCGGGTGTGGGTCGACGGCCGGCCGGTCCCCCCGAGAGGCCGGGCACGCCGCGAGCTGCGCCGCAGCATCACCCTGGTGCATCAGCA comes from Desulfuromonas sp. and encodes:
- a CDS encoding ATP-binding cassette domain-containing protein, which gives rise to MIPLYRLENLTFRYGRRTALAIGALEIPAEALLCVTGANGAGKSTLLQLLALLQVPSSGRVWVDGRPVPPRGRARRELRRSITLVHQ